A window of Methanolobus sediminis contains these coding sequences:
- a CDS encoding flippase — protein sequence MSIGSIQRQAIVSFVWQITFTFVGLLSTIYFARTVGAGVLGEYFLFLAYLSIISLMTDGGLGGAAIKRISEGEEPDTYFSAFVVLRSFFMMLVLVTLIVLRTCFEELNNSGIFIWLILALIVSLLHGAVSSSMAGCGKIGIQSTATFINNISRIFFQVFAVFLGFGISGLAGGFVFGLFVGSIVQLHFFDLRFVRFEWKHVKSLWSFSLWTFLISAGMIVYSTADTIMLGYYLSNADVGVYRIALQFTALATFATDALRVTLWPRVSRWGIVGEIGLIEDSLSRAFTYSLVLAIPIFVGGVLLGDKLLYYFYGAEFGRGYMTMVLLFIVQLVNIFQFISTSYLSALDHLKDLLRITMVAVVANIVLNAILIPVIGIEGAAIATFITMGLNAVLAMWVLSKILTIRVESESLMNILKASFLMSLFVGGYRMIVPLSNIWLVLVPVIVGGGIYGILVLNFDRKILGEFNMICTNLIKNTK from the coding sequence ATGAGTATAGGTTCAATCCAGCGACAGGCCATAGTTTCTTTCGTCTGGCAGATTACATTCACCTTCGTCGGTCTTTTAAGCACAATTTATTTCGCACGCACAGTTGGAGCAGGTGTTCTGGGAGAATACTTCCTATTTCTTGCATACCTCAGTATCATTTCTCTAATGACAGATGGAGGATTAGGAGGGGCTGCGATCAAGCGCATAAGTGAAGGTGAAGAACCAGATACTTATTTCAGCGCATTCGTCGTCTTACGCTCGTTTTTTATGATGTTGGTATTGGTAACTCTTATAGTACTTAGAACTTGTTTTGAAGAACTCAACAATTCTGGCATATTTATCTGGCTTATACTGGCATTGATAGTTTCACTGTTGCATGGAGCTGTATCAAGCAGCATGGCAGGATGTGGCAAGATTGGAATACAGTCCACAGCTACATTCATAAATAACATTTCACGAATTTTTTTTCAAGTCTTCGCCGTTTTTTTAGGGTTTGGTATTTCGGGGCTTGCAGGGGGGTTTGTTTTTGGATTGTTTGTAGGCTCTATAGTTCAATTGCATTTTTTTGATCTTCGTTTTGTACGTTTTGAGTGGAAACATGTTAAAAGTCTGTGGAGTTTTTCGTTGTGGACATTTTTAATATCAGCTGGAATGATTGTGTATTCTACTGCAGATACAATTATGTTAGGTTATTATCTTAGTAATGCAGACGTGGGTGTGTATCGCATAGCACTACAGTTTACAGCACTAGCAACATTTGCAACAGATGCACTTCGTGTGACTTTGTGGCCAAGGGTCAGCCGCTGGGGAATAGTTGGAGAGATTGGATTAATAGAAGATTCGCTCTCTCGTGCATTTACATACTCACTTGTTCTAGCAATACCAATATTTGTAGGTGGGGTTTTACTGGGGGATAAACTCCTGTATTATTTCTACGGTGCGGAATTTGGACGAGGCTATATGACAATGGTGCTATTGTTCATTGTACAACTTGTAAATATATTTCAGTTCATTTCCACATCATATCTGAGTGCGTTGGATCATCTTAAAGACCTGTTAAGAATCACTATGGTGGCAGTTGTGGCAAACATTGTGTTGAATGCAATATTGATACCTGTAATAGGTATTGAAGGAGCTGCAATTGCTACGTTTATCACCATGGGATTAAATGCGGTTCTGGCAATGTGGGTATTATCAAAAATACTGACAATAAGAGTGGAATCGGAAAGCTTGATGAATATTCTTAAGGCATCTTTTTTGATGTCGTTGTTTGTGGGTGGATATCGAATGATTGTACCTTTGTCTAATATATGGCTGGTACTGGTTCCAGTTATAGTGGGCGGAGGTATCTATGGGATTTTGGTGTTGAATTTTGATAGAAAGATTTTAGGAGAATTCAACATGATATGTACAAATTTAATAAAAAATACCAAATAA
- a CDS encoding class I SAM-dependent methyltransferase: MSNVVNQEYWDSSYSNLNLEYDEKKVLFKKIFEKYLRHNPQGSCIEIGCYPGNFLIYICSKFKYIANGVDTTPYINTKLVPHLKNNNISIGDFFQQDFMSFNPGITYDLVCSFGFIEHFRNMDDVMLKHIELVKPDGTLIISCPNYRKIQYILHKLLDSDNLERHVLETMDLHKMTQILEKYDMEVLFQGYFKTADFWIDSNHQSFLKPVLSQCITYVFSIINKYVDKPNSWLSPYMICIAKKKNSPNNSTNVKKIL, encoded by the coding sequence ATGAGTAATGTTGTTAATCAAGAATATTGGGATTCATCATATTCCAATTTAAATCTTGAATATGATGAAAAGAAGGTACTTTTTAAAAAGATATTTGAAAAATATCTACGCCACAACCCACAAGGTTCCTGTATTGAAATTGGTTGTTACCCCGGAAACTTTTTAATCTACATATGTAGCAAATTTAAATATATTGCTAACGGCGTAGATACTACGCCCTATATTAATACTAAGTTAGTACCTCATCTGAAAAATAACAACATATCTATTGGTGATTTCTTTCAACAAGATTTTATGAGTTTTAACCCAGGGATTACCTACGATTTGGTTTGTTCATTTGGATTTATAGAACATTTTAGAAATATGGATGATGTTATGCTGAAACATATTGAACTTGTTAAACCAGATGGAACATTGATAATATCCTGTCCAAATTATAGAAAAATTCAATATATACTCCATAAATTGTTAGATTCTGATAATTTAGAACGCCATGTGCTTGAAACTATGGATTTACATAAAATGACTCAGATTTTAGAAAAATATGATATGGAAGTACTCTTTCAAGGATATTTCAAAACAGCGGATTTTTGGATAGATTCAAACCATCAAAGCTTTTTAAAACCTGTGCTATCTCAATGCATCACATATGTTTTTAGTATTATAAATAAATATGTTGATAAACCTAACTCATGGCTTTCTCCATATATGATATGCATAGCAAAAAAAAAGAATAGCCCCAATAATTCTACTAATGTAAAGAAGATATTATGA
- a CDS encoding glycosyltransferase family 4 protein translates to MKILHTVEFYHPSVGGAQEVVRQLSERLAQLGHDVTVATTRLPERDFTIFNGVKIKDFSISGNAVRGFSGEIERYKEFILESDFDVIMNYAAQQWTTDLMLPMLDKIPSKKVLVPCGFSGLYSSEYREYYEQMKIWLKKYDACVYLSNDYRDINFAKKNGVDNKSIIIPNGAGEDEFSKKVNIDIRAKLKIPHNHFLLLHVGSHTGLKGHREAITIFKKSNIKDATLLIVANDINVRCTLNCHLAEITNHFCKLLHFTDKHIIVKFLSREETVAAYHEADLFLFPSNIECSPLVLFEAMASKTPFLTTDVGNAKEIIDWSNGGELLPTLQYLNGYVKADINASIDVLQNLFYNPQKRQNLAINGYKKWILSFTWEKITRDYENLYFNVLNDGWNEL, encoded by the coding sequence ATGAAAATATTACACACTGTTGAATTTTATCATCCGTCCGTAGGTGGAGCTCAGGAAGTGGTAAGGCAGCTTTCAGAGAGGTTGGCTCAATTAGGACATGACGTAACTGTTGCAACAACACGATTGCCAGAAAGAGATTTCACAATTTTTAACGGTGTTAAGATTAAAGATTTTAGTATATCTGGAAATGCTGTAAGAGGTTTTTCTGGTGAAATTGAAAGATATAAAGAATTTATTCTTGAATCTGATTTTGATGTGATAATGAATTATGCTGCACAGCAATGGACAACTGATCTGATGTTGCCGATGTTGGACAAAATACCTAGTAAAAAAGTTCTTGTCCCCTGCGGTTTTTCTGGTTTATACTCTTCAGAATATAGAGAGTATTATGAACAAATGAAAATTTGGCTGAAAAAATATGATGCTTGTGTTTATCTGTCAAATGATTACAGGGACATCAACTTTGCCAAAAAAAATGGAGTTGACAACAAAAGCATAATTATTCCAAATGGTGCAGGAGAAGATGAATTTAGTAAAAAAGTTAATATTGATATAAGAGCTAAACTTAAAATTCCACATAATCACTTTCTATTGTTACACGTTGGATCCCATACCGGATTAAAGGGACACAGGGAAGCCATAACGATTTTCAAAAAATCGAATATAAAAGATGCTACTTTATTAATCGTTGCCAATGATATTAATGTTAGATGCACTCTCAATTGCCATCTTGCTGAAATAACAAACCATTTTTGTAAGCTTTTGCACTTTACTGATAAACATATAATAGTTAAATTTTTGTCAAGAGAAGAGACTGTTGCTGCGTATCATGAAGCAGATCTATTTCTTTTCCCTTCAAATATAGAATGTTCTCCTCTTGTCTTGTTTGAAGCAATGGCTTCAAAAACTCCTTTTTTAACAACAGATGTAGGAAATGCAAAAGAGATTATTGATTGGTCAAATGGTGGTGAACTGTTACCAACATTACAATATCTAAATGGATACGTTAAAGCAGACATAAATGCATCAATTGATGTTCTTCAAAATTTGTTCTATAATCCTCAAAAAAGACAAAATTTAGCAATTAATGGATACAAAAAATGGATTCTCTCGTTTACTTGGGAAAAAATCACAAGAGATTATGAAAATTTATATTTCAACGTTTTAAATGATGGTTGGAATGAACTATGA
- a CDS encoding alpha-1,2-fucosyltransferase has protein sequence MIIVKLMGGLGNQMFQYAAGRRLALEHNTILKLDLSFLLDRTPRENFTYRPYELDVFNIQGEIASPSEINKFAPANNNIFNYIKQKLKISKIITEPHFHFDKGILSSPDNSYLDGYWQSEKYFKEIRDIIHTDFTFKVKPTNINQKLANEIGFCESVSIHIRRGDYVSNPETKKLHGYCSLEYYEKAIKKICCYVENPHFFIFSDDPDWAEDNLIYDCPIKFVTHNDSEKGYEDLRLMSLCKHNIIANSSFSWWGAWLNKNPEKIVLSPEKWFNDSSINTDDLVPDNWIRT, from the coding sequence ATGATTATCGTTAAATTAATGGGCGGATTGGGTAACCAAATGTTTCAATATGCAGCTGGACGACGATTAGCATTAGAACATAACACCATCCTTAAACTTGATTTGAGCTTCTTGTTAGACAGAACTCCTCGTGAAAATTTTACCTATCGGCCATACGAACTTGATGTTTTTAATATTCAAGGCGAGATTGCCAGTCCTTCTGAAATCAATAAATTTGCTCCAGCTAACAATAACATATTCAACTATATCAAACAGAAACTCAAAATATCTAAAATAATAACAGAACCTCATTTTCATTTTGACAAAGGAATTTTGTCATCCCCAGACAACTCTTATTTAGATGGATACTGGCAAAGTGAGAAATATTTCAAAGAAATTAGAGATATTATACATACAGATTTTACATTCAAAGTAAAACCAACTAATATTAACCAAAAATTAGCAAATGAAATTGGCTTTTGTGAATCAGTGTCTATTCATATCAGAAGAGGAGACTATGTTTCAAATCCTGAAACAAAGAAGTTACATGGATACTGCTCATTGGAGTATTATGAAAAGGCGATTAAAAAAATTTGTTGTTATGTAGAGAATCCTCATTTTTTTATATTCTCTGATGATCCTGATTGGGCTGAAGACAATCTTATATATGACTGTCCCATCAAATTTGTAACTCACAACGACTCCGAAAAAGGTTATGAAGATCTACGATTAATGAGTTTATGCAAACATAATATAATAGCAAACAGTTCATTTAGCTGGTGGGGTGCTTGGTTAAACAAAAATCCAGAGAAAATAGTCCTTTCTCCTGAGAAATGGTTTAATGATTCATCGATAAACACGGATGACCTGGTTCCAGATAATTGGATACGGACATGA
- a CDS encoding glycosyltransferase family 2 protein: MKSMNPKVTVLMPVYNGEEFLGEAIDSILNQTLNDFEFLIISEHGTSEESLHIINNYKDERIRHLHNKTPLGLVGSLNFGLKEAKGDYIARMDADDFSYPKRLDLQVKLLDRNKKIGICGTWVETIEVNSSSTFRYPTEPSRLQSRLLFDSALAHPSVMFRKIFIDKFGLKYDENDLYAEDWSFWQKSSFIFPITNIPKVLLKYRITEHSTSRFNADKQLSVIKTIHKRNIQNLCSEFTDEDIDLHTELGMWQFKSNQAFIEKSEKWLLKLKHCNSVKKIYPEPEFTSILAERWFFVCRAASKLGLITWSIYWNSPLRKHNEHYKHAYIFIKCIIK; encoded by the coding sequence ATGAAAAGTATGAATCCCAAAGTTACTGTGTTGATGCCTGTTTACAATGGCGAAGAGTTCTTGGGCGAAGCTATCGACAGTATTCTGAACCAGACATTAAATGATTTTGAATTCCTTATCATTAGCGAACATGGCACAAGTGAGGAGAGTCTACACATAATTAATAATTATAAGGACGAGCGAATACGACATTTACACAATAAAACTCCTCTTGGATTGGTAGGGTCACTAAATTTTGGTTTGAAAGAAGCAAAGGGCGATTATATTGCAAGGATGGATGCTGATGATTTTAGCTATCCAAAAAGGCTTGATTTGCAAGTAAAATTACTAGACAGAAACAAAAAAATAGGAATATGTGGAACTTGGGTTGAGACTATTGAAGTTAACTCCAGTAGCACATTTAGATATCCAACAGAACCAAGCAGACTTCAATCCCGCTTGTTGTTCGATTCTGCATTAGCACACCCTTCGGTCATGTTCAGAAAAATATTTATAGATAAGTTTGGACTGAAATATGATGAAAACGATTTATATGCAGAAGATTGGAGTTTTTGGCAAAAAAGCAGCTTTATCTTTCCAATAACCAATATCCCTAAAGTTTTACTAAAATATCGCATTACTGAACATAGCACAAGTAGATTTAACGCAGATAAGCAATTAAGTGTAATAAAAACTATTCATAAAAGAAATATTCAGAATCTTTGCAGTGAGTTTACAGATGAAGATATAGATCTTCATACAGAGTTGGGAATGTGGCAGTTTAAATCTAATCAAGCTTTTATTGAAAAATCAGAAAAATGGTTGCTTAAGTTGAAACATTGTAATTCTGTTAAGAAAATATACCCAGAACCTGAATTTACTAGCATACTTGCTGAAAGATGGTTCTTTGTCTGTAGAGCAGCAAGTAAGTTAGGACTGATAACCTGGTCAATTTATTGGAATTCTCCACTAAGAAAACATAACGAACATTATAAACATGCATATATATTTATTAAATGTATTATTAAATAA
- a CDS encoding glycosyltransferase family 4 protein yields MSNKKKILLIPEFNSFGGTRSYFISLLEFYSSQDYNVTVILTKHQLDTEIKLLLKHYNYKYYNIPDRNGRFKKCLCYFPLNLFYDIPMIFPIYFKEKPSVIVVSNGTPGMFIGLILFPVKFIYIFHTYPLKSKIVGLSSIQKLFLSFFLNTNKILVTVSEYSKKQILSNWVPAKKSKHIHVIYNSTKTHVKNLNSVNTNVYRILTLGHVTWYKNPKLWIEVSQKVIRQRPKMDIEFIWAGEGDLLNQCQDLVNQIGLDTIKFIGYQENVDLLYQKSVIYFQPSLLENHSISVVEAMAYGLPCVTSNIGGLPESVVDGETGFTCPPHDVECFVSQIIKLLDDDKLICKVGQCGKLRAETLFSEEVQERKMIDLYSSLLNK; encoded by the coding sequence ATGTCAAATAAAAAAAAAATATTGTTGATTCCAGAATTTAACTCATTCGGAGGAACCCGAAGTTATTTTATATCTTTATTAGAGTTCTATTCATCTCAAGATTATAATGTTACAGTCATTCTTACAAAACACCAATTAGATACGGAAATAAAGCTGCTATTAAAACACTACAACTATAAATATTACAATATTCCTGATAGAAATGGAAGATTCAAAAAATGTTTATGTTATTTCCCACTCAACCTTTTCTATGACATTCCAATGATATTCCCAATATATTTTAAAGAAAAACCTAGCGTTATAGTTGTATCAAATGGTACGCCTGGGATGTTTATAGGACTTATTTTATTTCCTGTAAAGTTTATTTATATATTTCATACATATCCCTTAAAGAGCAAAATTGTTGGCCTTAGCAGTATACAAAAGTTGTTTTTAAGTTTTTTCTTAAACACTAATAAAATACTGGTTACGGTATCAGAATACTCAAAAAAACAGATATTATCCAATTGGGTACCAGCGAAAAAAAGCAAGCATATTCATGTTATTTACAATTCTACAAAAACTCATGTAAAGAATCTCAATTCTGTAAATACGAATGTGTATCGTATTTTGACGTTAGGGCATGTTACCTGGTATAAGAATCCAAAGTTATGGATAGAAGTCTCGCAAAAAGTAATCAGACAAAGACCAAAGATGGACATTGAATTCATCTGGGCTGGCGAAGGAGATCTTCTAAATCAATGTCAAGATTTAGTAAACCAAATTGGCTTAGATACAATTAAGTTTATTGGATATCAAGAAAATGTAGATTTACTATATCAAAAAAGTGTAATATATTTCCAACCAAGTTTACTTGAAAATCATAGCATCTCTGTTGTGGAAGCAATGGCCTACGGATTACCTTGTGTAACATCTAATATTGGAGGCCTGCCTGAATCTGTTGTAGATGGTGAAACAGGATTTACGTGCCCGCCACATGATGTTGAATGTTTTGTATCACAAATTATTAAATTACTAGACGATGATAAACTTATATGCAAAGTGGGGCAGTGTGGAAAATTAAGAGCAGAAACACTTTTTTCAGAAGAAGTCCAAGAAAGAAAAATGATAGACTTATACAGTTCATTGTTAAACAAATAG
- a CDS encoding FkbM family methyltransferase: MPFSHNLPHYIRSYPSYSSNLGRIAKLISKKYNYLSVIDIGANIGDSVAIIKTEIDLPILCIEGNKRFFELCQKNTSSISNVSLENVYIGNKTETTSLKTKNVGGTSHIYKDNTMNTVSEINMKTLTDVLKEHPLYLKSKLIKIDTDGFDGIILRGAIDYISATKPIIFFEYDPFFLSKQNDDGISIFAMLRSLGYKVALIYDNYGFYMLSTYLTNLHLLEDLHNYISDRGGKYYYDICVFHSEDEDLYNNIRQSEIQFFKTH; encoded by the coding sequence ATGCCATTTTCTCACAACTTACCGCACTACATCAGATCCTATCCTAGTTATTCATCAAATCTTGGACGTATCGCTAAATTAATATCTAAAAAATACAACTATCTTTCTGTAATAGATATTGGAGCAAATATAGGAGATTCAGTCGCAATAATTAAAACGGAAATTGATCTTCCCATATTGTGTATTGAAGGAAATAAACGTTTTTTCGAATTATGTCAGAAAAATACATCATCTATCTCCAATGTGAGTTTAGAAAATGTTTATATTGGCAATAAAACAGAAACTACTTCATTAAAAACAAAGAATGTTGGAGGTACATCTCACATATATAAAGATAACACAATGAATACAGTTAGTGAAATTAACATGAAAACATTGACTGATGTCTTGAAAGAACATCCTTTGTATTTGAAATCCAAATTAATAAAGATAGATACAGATGGTTTTGATGGAATTATTTTAAGAGGAGCAATAGATTATATTTCAGCAACAAAACCAATCATTTTTTTTGAATATGACCCTTTTTTTCTTTCTAAGCAAAATGACGATGGAATATCCATCTTTGCAATGTTGAGATCACTTGGATACAAAGTAGCACTGATATATGATAATTATGGATTTTATATGTTATCGACATACTTGACAAATCTGCATCTTCTCGAAGATTTGCACAACTACATCTCCGACCGTGGAGGAAAATACTACTATGACATATGTGTATTTCATTCTGAAGATGAAGATTTGTACAATAACATCAGACAATCTGAAATACAGTTCTTTAAAACGCACTAA
- a CDS encoding glycosyltransferase family 4 protein has protein sequence MKILYDYSVFEFQRYGGISRYFYELITRLSTEEKVNLSLFQGLNVNEYALSEKKESFDSYYGHKWKYKKPASRYMAILFKLPNRILFDNYMRTSCADVYHPTYYRANLGKYTKPAIVLTVHDMIHELYPDQFIDSRFVIRAKKKSISAADLIICVSENTKRDLMKMYEVPEERIKVIYHGNALPKSNEYLKLADLKRNYSIEKPFLLYVGDRKTPYKNFHFLLEAYSEMFSERFDLVCFGGGKLTPNELKKIKNIKHSGKVIQLSGPDLLLASLYKNAFCFIYPSLYEGFGIPLLESMGQGCPIIASNTSSIPEVAGNAAFLFDPTSKDSLISSIELLEKNVVTRQKLIDNGFEREKEFSWEKTASETLKVYKAAYELKFGS, from the coding sequence ATGAAAATACTTTACGATTACTCAGTATTTGAATTCCAGCGATATGGAGGGATATCTAGATACTTCTATGAACTTATAACCAGACTCTCAACAGAAGAGAAAGTAAATTTAAGCTTGTTCCAAGGATTAAATGTTAATGAATATGCCCTTTCTGAAAAAAAAGAATCGTTTGATTCATATTATGGGCATAAGTGGAAATATAAAAAACCTGCATCCAGATACATGGCAATTCTGTTCAAGTTACCAAACAGAATATTATTTGACAACTACATGAGGACTTCATGTGCAGATGTATATCATCCAACATATTACAGAGCAAACCTAGGTAAATACACTAAACCAGCTATTGTGTTGACAGTTCACGATATGATCCATGAATTATATCCAGACCAGTTCATAGATAGCCGCTTTGTTATTAGGGCTAAAAAGAAATCAATAAGTGCAGCTGACTTGATAATATGTGTTTCCGAAAATACAAAACGCGACCTGATGAAAATGTATGAGGTTCCAGAAGAGAGAATAAAGGTCATATACCATGGCAACGCACTGCCCAAATCAAATGAATATCTGAAACTTGCTGATTTAAAGAGAAACTACTCTATAGAAAAACCGTTTTTACTTTATGTTGGTGACAGAAAAACACCTTATAAAAATTTTCACTTTTTGCTAGAGGCATACTCTGAAATGTTTTCTGAACGCTTTGACCTAGTCTGTTTTGGCGGTGGAAAATTAACTCCGAATGAATTGAAAAAGATAAAGAACATAAAGCACTCAGGAAAGGTAATCCAGCTAAGTGGTCCTGATCTTTTGCTTGCATCACTATATAAAAATGCATTTTGTTTCATATACCCCTCTCTGTATGAAGGATTCGGCATACCACTGCTTGAATCCATGGGACAGGGATGCCCCATAATAGCAAGTAATACAAGCTCTATACCTGAAGTAGCTGGAAATGCTGCTTTTCTTTTTGATCCAACTTCAAAAGACAGCCTTATCAGTTCCATAGAACTTCTTGAGAAAAATGTTGTAACTCGTCAAAAATTGATAGATAATGGTTTTGAACGGGAAAAAGAATTCAGTTGGGAGAAAACTGCTAGTGAGACGCTGAAAGTATATAAAGCCGCATATGAGTTAAAGTTTGGTTCCTAA
- the fcl gene encoding GDP-L-fucose synthase — protein sequence MDIQSKIYIAGHRGMVGSAIKRNLESRGYQNLVCRTHSELDLTNQQAVNEFFKTEKPEYVFLAAAKVGGILANSTYPAEFIYQNLLIEANIIHAAYIHNIKKLLFLGSSCIYPKFAPQPMKEEYLLTGDLEVTNEAYAIAKIAGIRLCKHYNQQYNTNFMSVMPTNLYGQNDNFNLESSHVMPALIRKFHEAKINNISEIVIWGTGSPKREFLHVDDMADACVHLMMNYNASDIGEFVNVGTGKDITIKELAELVGDIVDYDGKIIYDASKPDGTPRKLLDVSRLNVLGWKAKISLKDGIKQTYEWYTDSK from the coding sequence ATGGATATTCAATCAAAAATCTACATTGCTGGCCACCGTGGAATGGTTGGCTCAGCTATAAAAAGAAATCTGGAGTCTAGAGGCTATCAAAACCTTGTATGTAGAACACATAGTGAACTTGACCTGACAAATCAACAGGCTGTCAATGAATTTTTCAAAACAGAAAAACCTGAATATGTCTTTCTTGCAGCAGCTAAAGTAGGAGGTATCCTTGCAAACAGTACATATCCTGCAGAATTCATATACCAGAATCTTCTAATTGAAGCTAATATCATTCATGCTGCTTACATACATAATATTAAGAAACTTCTCTTCTTGGGATCATCATGTATATATCCTAAATTTGCACCTCAGCCAATGAAAGAAGAATACCTGCTTACTGGAGATTTAGAAGTTACAAATGAAGCATATGCAATCGCTAAAATTGCAGGGATACGACTTTGTAAACACTACAACCAGCAGTATAATACCAATTTCATGTCTGTAATGCCCACAAACCTTTATGGACAAAATGATAACTTTAATTTAGAGTCGTCTCATGTTATGCCTGCCCTCATTCGTAAGTTCCATGAAGCAAAGATCAATAATATATCAGAAATTGTAATATGGGGAACGGGCTCACCAAAACGTGAGTTTTTGCATGTAGACGATATGGCAGATGCGTGTGTTCATCTAATGATGAATTATAATGCATCTGACATAGGTGAGTTTGTTAATGTAGGAACAGGAAAAGATATTACAATAAAAGAACTTGCTGAACTTGTCGGAGATATTGTAGATTATGATGGAAAGATCATATATGATGCATCCAAACCAGATGGAACTCCCCGTAAATTGCTTGATGTAAGTAGATTGAATGTACTGGGATGGAAAGCTAAAATCTCGCTCAAAGACGGAATAAAGCAAACATATGAGTGGTATACAGATAGTAAATGA
- a CDS encoding glycosyltransferase family 2 protein — protein sequence MSKPFISIIVAVYNGSKTLQRCIDSVSGQTYLNKELIIIDGGSTDDTVGILKKNNDKITYWKSEPDNGIYNAWNKALKHITGNWIYFLGSDDYLWKNDVLSQIVPYLIKAESEETKLVYGQVARVTETNDVCCVDGEPWEHTWNGIVLDGICTFTHQGMFHHRSLFETYGIFDESYKIIGDYELLLRAFKNGGNALFVNGLIVAGMQTGGVTSNCTKLVQEIGKARKSHHLKVITIPWLISYAWSICHTPLTYIVGDKKTRYLLNSGKLFVTHISHWKDSTLKK from the coding sequence ATGTCAAAACCCTTTATTTCAATCATTGTTGCCGTGTATAATGGATCAAAAACGCTACAACGTTGCATAGATAGTGTATCTGGTCAAACATACCTTAATAAAGAACTTATTATTATAGACGGTGGGTCCACTGATGACACTGTAGGTATCTTGAAAAAGAATAATGACAAAATCACCTACTGGAAATCTGAACCGGATAATGGCATATATAATGCATGGAACAAGGCACTTAAACACATTACAGGAAATTGGATCTATTTTCTTGGGTCTGATGACTACCTTTGGAAAAATGATGTATTAAGCCAGATTGTTCCTTATCTGATAAAAGCAGAATCTGAAGAAACTAAACTAGTCTATGGGCAAGTTGCAAGAGTAACAGAAACAAATGATGTATGTTGTGTTGATGGGGAACCATGGGAACATACATGGAATGGTATTGTTTTAGATGGAATCTGTACATTTACACATCAGGGAATGTTTCACCATCGAAGTCTCTTTGAAACATATGGAATATTTGATGAATCGTATAAAATCATCGGTGACTACGAATTACTCCTTCGTGCATTTAAAAATGGAGGAAATGCTCTTTTTGTTAATGGATTGATTGTAGCTGGTATGCAAACAGGAGGAGTTACCTCCAACTGTACTAAGCTTGTACAGGAAATTGGCAAAGCAAGGAAAAGCCATCATCTAAAGGTAATCACTATCCCTTGGCTGATATCCTATGCATGGTCAATATGCCATACACCTTTAACCTATATAGTAGGAGATAAAAAAACCAGATATTTGCTAAATTCTGGAAAATTATTTGTGACACATATATCTCACTGGAAGGATTCAACTTTAAAAAAATAA